A genomic window from Silene latifolia isolate original U9 population chromosome Y, ASM4854445v1, whole genome shotgun sequence includes:
- the LOC141628142 gene encoding protein FAR1-RELATED SEQUENCE 5-like gives MDADSTDINMQTGERWMHVVEHKFRPTIGAVFASLEAGIKFYEVYARACGFTLRKHSTKTLRGGVAHQKFVVCNRQGFMESKPKQRPRTKDDENMGDGSSTRLVVTRRVKITRIGCRAYVGFALLHGLDGPAMIDEFSEVHNHRLTTLILDNSKLNIGAGLTFRQVKELVNGHENIGATLIDFKNFQRDIKCYIRLRDVDLFIDRLEKLKATQPQFYFAYDVDSQNRLTKFFWADATCIRNYSFFGDAVSFDPTYGTNKYDMAFPSVFKTARRRYFMWHITQKITDKVGSALCRDTDFLARFNAVVWDPDMEPSEFEEKWQKVISDFELEDNDWLTTMFQTAMDQQRYTRRCNDYNSDHSFPELKTELPIEKHGAIIYTHAVFKVF, from the exons ATGGATGCAGATTCTACCGACATTAACATGCAAACAG GTGAGCGCTGGATGCATGTGGTTGAGCACAAGTTTAGACCTACCATTGGTGCAGTTTTTGCCTCCCTTGAGGCTGGAATCAAGTTCTACGAGGTTTATGCTCGGGCATGTGGATTTACCCTTCGGAAGCACAGTACGAAAACACTACGAGGTGGTGTTGCACACCAAAAATTCGTAGTCTGCAACCGTCAAGGGTTCATGGAATCTAAACCGAAACAGCGTCCCAGAACCAAGGATGATGAGAATATGGGTGATGGTTCGTCCACACGCCTAGTAGTTACACGGCGAGTTAAAATCACAAGAATTGGATGCCGAGCGTACGTCGGATTTGCCCTTCTACATGGCCTTGATGGCCCAGCTATGATTGACGAGTTTTCTGAAGTCCACAATCATCGTCTCACC ACGCTTATCTTGGACAACTCCAAGTTGAATATTGGCGCTGGATTGACCTTTAGACAGGTTAAGGAACTTGTCAATGGGCATGAAAATATCGGTGCTAcattgatagattttaagaactttcaaagAGATATCAAGTGCTACATTAGGTTAAGAGATGTTGACCTTTTCATCGATCGACTCGAGAAACTCAAAGCGACCCAACCCCAGTTCTACTTCGCCTATGATGTTGATTCGCAAAATCGTCTAACAAAGTTCTTTTGGGCTGATGCTACATGTATTAGAAACTACTCATTCTTTGGGGATGCTGTGAGCTTCGACCCTACTTACGGAACcaacaagtatgatatg GCTTTCCCTTCTGTTTTCAAGACAGCTAGGCGTCGTTATTTTATGTGGCATATTACACAAAAGATCACGGACAAAGTTGGTTCAGCACTCTGCAGAGACACGGACTTCCTTGCTCGCTTCAACGCTGTTGTTTGGGACCCTGATATGGAGCCGTCGGAGTTCGAAGAGAAGTGGCAGAAGGTCATTTCAGATTTCGAGCTGGAagataatgattggttgactacaaT GTTCCAAACTGCTATGGACCAGCAGCGCTATACACGAAGGTGCAATGATTATAACAGCGACCACTCATTCCCTGAGCTTAAGACAGAATTACCTATAGAAAAGCATGGCGCTATTATATACACACATGCTGTGTTCAAGGTGTTTTAA